Proteins from one Salarias fasciatus chromosome 14, fSalaFa1.1, whole genome shotgun sequence genomic window:
- the LOC115401173 gene encoding unconventional myosin-Ic isoform X2, whose amino-acid sequence MEYLWGQVVATDGVRAMMESALTARDRVGVQDFVLLENYTSEAAFIENLRKRFKENLIYTYIGSVLVSVNPYKDLEIYTKNHMERYRGVNFYEVSPHIYAVADNAYRSMRTERKDQCILISGESGAGKTEASKKILQYYAVTCPASDQVQTVKDRLLQSNPVLEAFGNAKTLRNDNSSRFGKYMDIQFDFKGAPVGGHIINYLLEKSRVVHQNHGERNFHIFYQLIEGGEEDLLRRLGLERNPQQYQYLVKGNCPKVSSINDRSDWKVVRKALSVIGFNEDDVEELLNIIASVLHLGNVQYGGEDGTACITSDTQIKYLARLLGVNGSVLTEALTHKKIIAKGEELMSPLNLEQASSARDALSKAVYGRTFTWLVNKINTSLAYKDDSQKSYSVIGLLDIYGFEVFQNNSFEQFCINYCNEKLQQLFIELTLKSEQDEYEAEGITWEPVQYFNNKIICDLVEEKFKGIISILDEECLRPGDASDFTFLEKLESTVGGHPHFVTHKLADPKTRKVMGREEFRLLHYAGEVNYNVNGFLDKNNDLLFRNLKEVMCMSENKILTQCFDREELSDKKRPDTAATQFKSSLAKLMEILMSKEPSYVRCIKPNDSKQSGRFDDVLIRHQVKYLGLMENLRVRRAGFAYRRRYEVFLQRYKSLCPETWPNWQGRLAEGVSTLVKHMGYKPEEYKMGRSKIFIRFPKTLFATEDALETRKHSLATKLQAGWKGYIQRTKYKKLRSAVITIQAWWRGILARRRAQRRRQAANTIRRFIKGFIYRHKERCPENEYFLDYVRYSFLMNLHRNLPKNVLDKSWPTPPAALTEASEHLRKLCMQNMVWKYCKKISPEWKHQMEQKVVASEIFKDKKDNYPQSVPKLFVSTRLNGEDINPKVAQALGSEKMKYAVPVTKYDRKGYKARPRQLLLTGNAVVIAEEGKLKQRIDYSALKGISVSSLSDGVFVLHVPSDDNKQKGDVVLQSDHVIETLTKVAICADKVNSININQGSIKFTAGHGKEGIIDFTPGSELLVAKAKNGHLAVTAPRLNSR is encoded by the exons GTGGTGGCCACTGACGGGGTCCGGGCTATGATGGAGTCGGCCCTGACAGCCAGAGACCGGGTGGGGGTGCAGGACTTTGTCCTGCTGGAGAACTACACCAGCGAAGCAGCCTTCATCGAGAACCTGCGCAAACGCTTCAAAGAGAACCTCATCTAC ACGTACATTGGTTCGGTGCTGGTGTCCGTTAACCCGTACAAAGACCTTGAGATCTACACCAAGAACCACATGGAGCGATACCGAGGGGTCAACTTCTACGAGGTGTCACCACACAT CTACGCTGTGGCCGATAACGCGTACCGCTCCATGAGGACGGAGAGGAAGGACCAGTGCATCCTGATCTCGGGGGAGAGCGGCGCCGGGAAGACGGAGGCGTCCAAGAAGATCCTGCAGTACTACGCCGTCACCTGTCCGGCCAGCGATCAGGTGCAGACAGTCAAAGACCGCCTGCTGCAGTCCAACCCCGTGCTGGAG GCCTTCGGTAATGCCAAGACGTTGCGTAACGACAACTCGAGCCGTTTTGGAAAGTACATGGACATTCAGTTCGACTTCAAG GGCGCCCCGGTGGGAGGACACATCATCAACTACCTCCTGGAGAAGTCCCGCGTGGTCCACCAGAACCACGGCGAGAGGAACTTCCACATCTTCTACCAGCTGATCGAGGGCGGCGAGGAGGACCTGCTGAGGCGCCTGGGCCTGGAGAGGAACCCGCAGCAGTACCAGTACCTGGTCAAG GGAAACTGCCCCAAAGTGAGCTCCATCAACGACCGCAGCGACTGGAAGGTGGTGAGGAAGGCCCTGTCTGTCATCGGCTTCAACGAGGACGACGTGGAG GAGCTGCTGAACATAATTGCCAGCGTGCTCCACCTGGGCAACGTGCAGTACGGCGGCGAGGATGGCACGGCCTGCATCACCTCCGACACGCAGATAAAGTACCTGGCCAGG TTGTTAGGAGTGAATGGGAGCGTGCTGACGGAGGCACTCACACACAAGAAGATTATCGCCAAGGGAGAGGAG ctaaTGAGCCCGTTGAACCTCGAGCAGGCGTCATCGGCTCGGGATGCTCTGTCCAAGGCGGTGTACGGACGCACCTTCACCTGGCTGGTGAACAAGATCAACACTTCGTTGGCGTataag GATGACTCCCAGAAGAGTTACTCGGTCATCGGCCTGCTGGACATCTACGGCTTTGAGGTCTTCCAGAACAACAG ctttgagCAGTTCTGCATCAACTACTGTAacgagaagctgcagcagctcttcatcGAGCTCACGCTCAAATCTGAGCAGGACGAGTACGAAGCCGAGGGCATCACG TGGGAACCGGTTCAATACTTCAACAACAAGATCATCTGCgacctggtggaggagaagTTCAAAGGCATCATCTCCATCCTG GATGAGGAGTGTCTTCGACCCGGGGACGCCAGCGATTTCACCTtcctggagaagctggagagcACCGTGGGAGGACACCCGCACTTTGTCAC TCACAAGCTGGCAGATCCAAAGACCCGGAAGGTGATGGGCCGAGAGGAGTTCAGGCTGCTGCACTACGCTGGAGAGGTCAACTACAACGTCAACG GTTTTCTGGACAAGAACAACGACTTGCTCTTCAGAAACCTGAAAGAG gtgatgTGCATGTCTGAGAACAAGATCCTGACGCAGTGCTTCGACCGAGAGGAGCTGAGTGACAAGAAGCGGCCGGACACG GCAGCCACGCAGTTCAAGTCCAGTCTGGCGAAGCTCATGGAGATCCTCATGTCCAAGGAGCCGTCCTACGTGCGATGCATCAAGCCCAACGACTCCAAGCAGTCAG ggCGGTTCGACGACGTTCTGATCCGCCACCAGGTGAAGTACCTgggcctgatggagaacctgcgGGTGAGGAGAGCCGGCTTCGCCTACAGGCGGCGCTACGAGGTCTTCCTCCAGAG GTATAAGTCCCTGTGTCCGGAGACGTGGCCTAACTGGCAGGGGAGGCTGGCGGAGGGAGTGTCCACTCTGGTGAAACACATGGGATACAAACCTGAGGAGTATAAAATGGGCAG ATCCAAAATCTTCATCCGCTTCCCAAAGACTCTGTTTGCCACCGAGGACGCTCTGGAGACCAGGAAACACAGTCTGG CCACCAAGCTGCAGGCGGGATGGAAAGGATACATCCAGAGGACCAAATACAAAAAGCTCCGGTCAGCAG TAATCACCATCCAGGCCTGGTGGAGAGGCATCCTCGCCCGGAGGAGAGCCCAGCGCAGACGGCAGGCGGCTAACACCATCCGCAG GTTTATCAAAGGCTTCATCTATCGCCATAAGGAGCGCTGCCCGGAGAACGAGTACTTCCTGGATTACGTGCGATACTCTTTCCTCATGAACCTGCACAGGAATCTGCCGAAGAACGTCCTGGATAAGAGCTGGCCCACGCCCCCGGCCGCGCTCACCGAG GCGTCCGAGCATCTCCGCAAGCTGTGCATGCAGAACATGGTGTGGAAGTACTGTAAGAAGATCAGCCCGGAGTGGAAGCACCAG ATGGAGCAGAAGGTGGTCGCCAGCGAGATCTTCAAGGACAAGAAGGACAACTACCCGCAGAGCGTGCCCAAACTCTTCGTCAGCACCAGGCTCA ACGGCGAGGACATCAACCCCAAGGTGGCTCAAGCTCTGGGCAGCGAGAAGATGAAG TACGCCGTTCCCGTCACCAAATACGACAGGAAGGGCTACAAAGCCCGACCGCGACAGCTGCTGCTCACCGGGAACGCCGTGGTCATCGCAGAGGAGGGAAAACTCAAGCAGCGCATCGACTACTCCGCGCTCAAAG GCATCTCGGTGAGCTCCCTGAGCGATGGCGTATTCGTCCTGCACGTTCCCAGTGACGACAACAAGCAGAAG GGAGATGTGGTTCTGCAGAGCGACCACGTCATCGAGACTTTGACCAAAGTCGCCATCTGTGCTGACAAAGTCAACAGCATCAACATCAACCAGGGCAG TATAAAGTTTACAGCAGGGCACGGGAAGGAAGGGATCATCGACTTCACACCCGGATCAGAACTGCTGGTGGCCAAGGCCAAGAACGGACACTTGGCTGTG ACGGCTCCCAGACTCAACTCCAGATGA